In Perognathus longimembris pacificus isolate PPM17 chromosome 3, ASM2315922v1, whole genome shotgun sequence, a single window of DNA contains:
- the Amh gene encoding muellerian-inhibiting factor, whose protein sequence is MLHLPLTPWALLLLTTGVVLGAKISENEPTTSTGGLIFHEDWVWPAGSPLGPLCLVTLSKASNKSRDSLQVVGSLSTYEHTFLEAVQVAHWEPPDLATFGFCSSSDSQATLPALQHLGSWLGEPGGQRLLILHLAEVTWEPALSLRFEKPPLGEASPTEQALLVLYPGPGPEVTVTGAGLQGIQSFCPTQGTRYMVLVVNHPAAAWHGPGLTLTLRTRGDDVSLSTAQLQTLLFGLDLRCFTRMTPALLLMSGPTLLPARRRLDTVPFPQPRLFSESEELPLRSDPFLETLTRLVRALRGPPAQAGPHRLALDPAALASFPQGSVNLSDPAALKLLLSGEEPLLVLLPEAATTTGDPEPLQGPTSAPWTSGLARRVAVELQAAAAELRGLPGLPRAAPPLLARLLTLRPEDPGRSRDPLRALLLLKALQGLRAEWRRRDPRGAGRAQRSATATTVTEGPCSLRELSVDLRAERSVLIPETYQANNCQGTCGWPQSDRNPHYGNHVVLLLKMQARGAPLARPPCCVPTAYAGKLLISLSEERISARHVPNMVATECGCR, encoded by the exons ATGCTGCATCTGCCTCTCACTCCGTGGGCCCTGCTGCTATTGACTACGGGGGTTGTATTGGGGGCTAAGATCTCTGAAAACGAACCCACTACCAGCACTGGGGGCCTCATCTTCCATGAGGACTGGGTCTGGCCAGCAGGGAGCCCCCTAGGCCCCTTGTGTCTGGTAACCCTGAGCAAGGCCAGCAACAAGAGCAGAGACTCCCTGCAGGTGGTGGGGTCCCTGAGCACCTATGAGCATACCTTCTTAGAGGCTGTGCAGGTGGCCCACTGGGAACCCCCGGACCTGGCCACCTTTGGGTTCTGCAGCTCCAGTGACTCCCAAGCTACTCTGCCTGCTCTACAGCACCTGGGGTCCTGGCTCGGGGAACCTGGAGGGCAGCGATTGCTGATCCTGCACCTGGCTGAAG TGACTTGGGAGCCTGCGCTGTCACTGAGATTCGAGAAGCCCCCACTTGGAGAAGCTAGCCCCACGGAGCAAGCACTGCTGGTGCTGTACCCTGGGCCTGGCCCCGAGGTCACTGTCACTGGGGCTGGGCTGCAGGGCATTCAG AGCTTCTGCCCGACCCAAGGCACACGCTATATGGTATTAGTTGTGAACCACCCGGCAGCGGCCTGGCATGGCCCTGGGCTCACCCTGACCCTTCGAACCCGTGGAGACG ATGTCTCCCTGAGCACTGCCCAGCTGCAGACCCTGCTGTTTGGCCTGGACCTCCGCTGCTTCACGCGGATGACCCCGGCCCTGCTCTTGATGTCTGGACCCACTCTGCTGCCCGCGCGCCGCCGGCTCGACACCGTGCCCTTCCCGCAGCCCAG GCTTTTCTCCGAGTCGGAGGAGCTGCCGCTCCGCAGCGACCCCTTCCTGGAGACGCTCACGCGCCTGGTACGCGCGCTGCGGGGACCCCCAGCTCAGGCCGGGCCACACCGCCTGGCTCTGGACCCAGCAGCTTTAGCCAGCTTCCCGCAGGGCTCAGTCAACCTATCGGACCCTGCTGCCCTGAAACTCCTGCTCAGCGGGGAGGAGCCGCTGCTGGTGCTGCTCCCCGAAGCTGCCACCACTACCGGGGATCCTGAGCCGCTTCAGGGCCCCACCTCGGCGCCCTGGACCTCGGGCCTGGCACGCCGAGTGGCTGTGGAGCTACAGGCGGCGGCCGCTGAGCTGCGGGGCCTCCCGGGGCTGCCTCGGGCTGCACCGCCGCTGCTGGCGCGCTTGCTCACGCTGCGCCCGGAGGACCCCGGCCGATCCCGGGACCCGCTGCGAGCGCTGCTGCTGCTGAAGGCGCTGCAGGGTCTGCGCGCCGAGTGGCGCAGGCGGGatccccgcggggcggggcgggcgcagcGCAGCGCCACCGCAACCACGGTCACCGAGGGGCCCTGCTCGCTGCGGGAGCTGAGCGTGGACCTGCGCGCCGAGCGCTCCGTGCTCATCCCGGAAACCTATCAGGCCAACAACTGTCAGGGTACGTGCGGCTGGCCGCAGTCCGACCGAAATCCGCACTACGGGAACCACGTGGTGCTGCTGCTGAAGATGCAGGCCCGCGGGGCCCCCTTGGCACGGCCGCCGTGCTGTGTGCCCACGGCCTACGCGGGAAAGCTCCTCATCAGCCTATCCGAGGAGCGCATCAGCGCGCGCCACGTGCCCAACATGGTGGCCACCGAGTGTGGCTGCCGGTGA